The Muricauda sp. SCSIO 65647 genome includes a region encoding these proteins:
- a CDS encoding TonB-dependent receptor — protein sequence MKKSDEDHVLDKVHGKKLNLKMKFCFLMASLVLFQLSANSVMSQKRMEFNYDNVPLKRILKEIKSQTGYRFFYNVKEIDDKQKTSLAADKETIREVLDKLASKVDLDYAINENQIVLTRKIITANAPPQEREISGTVTDANGTPLPGASIVEKGTTNGTESDFDGNFSIIVTDENAVLVISYIGFTSQEITVSGQSNFNIILQESTAALDEIVVIGYGTQLKSDLTGSISSLRTDDFNPGANVSVDQLLQGRAAGVQISQASSAPGGGLSIRIRGASSLNAGNEPLYVIDGYPIDNSPNLFSSTIAAQVANNNSPRNPLNALNPADIESIEILKDASATAIYGSRGANGVIMITTKKGREGKMSVTYDVYAGMQSVAETIDVLSTSEYINAINALSLDQGNDIVFTDEDIARIGQGTDWQDQIFRTAPVTNHNLSVQGGSKTTSIYASFNYFDQEGVVNNSGIERFTGRINIDTEIGERAQLGINFNTSLVKDNNNVDGVNTNEQAGPINTAQLYDPTEPIFNEDGSFAQSPNLTINNPLSLVNGISSLSETNRTFGTVFLNYDFTDNLSGKFNFGTDRQQTRRDIFNSSQTIRGEDQSGIANIEVLERSNYLFEYTMNYNKVFAEKHSLTVLGGITFQQFETRSFSGNINGFPTDEIGTNNLELGDTNNDNLSSRKEENSLLSYLGRVNYSFDNKYLVTASIRADGSSRFGENNKFGYFPSFALGWKLSEERFIPDVFSELKLRASWGQTGNQEIGNFNSLLTFQAGRNVVLDGNLEGSVQPSRIANPNLKWETTEQLDIGLDIGLFNGRINTTLDYFSKTTNDLLFNLPLPLASGFGSILTNVGEVQNTGFEVLINSTNIVTDDFEWDTSLNFSTIKNEVVDLGRIEDGRFVTGGVQGVGNTSVIQEGDPLASYFGYVVTGFFQEGDDIANSAQPNAQPGFPIFEDRNGDGVINPDDQTIIGSPFPDFIYGIRNSFKYKNWNLDVFFQGQEGADLLNVNLIESLYPANFRRNRLAETILDRWTPQNTDARWPSSVNPNAYGASKVNTLTVEDASFFRLKNVQLSYNVPVNNVNFLNSLKLYVTGQNLFTITDYSGFDPEANSFGSQNVRIDYSSYPLATTYLLGLTANF from the coding sequence ATGAAAAAAAGCGATGAGGACCATGTTCTTGACAAAGTGCATGGTAAAAAACTAAATCTCAAAATGAAGTTCTGTTTTCTTATGGCCTCCCTTGTACTCTTTCAGCTATCGGCCAATTCGGTCATGTCGCAGAAAAGAATGGAATTTAACTATGACAATGTTCCACTGAAACGGATTCTGAAAGAAATAAAATCCCAAACGGGTTATCGGTTCTTCTATAATGTTAAGGAAATAGACGACAAACAAAAAACCTCTCTTGCCGCTGATAAGGAAACCATAAGGGAAGTTTTGGACAAATTGGCGTCCAAGGTAGATCTTGACTATGCGATCAATGAAAATCAAATAGTTCTGACACGTAAGATAATTACTGCCAATGCACCGCCCCAAGAACGGGAAATAAGCGGTACGGTCACCGATGCAAATGGAACGCCCCTACCCGGTGCCAGCATCGTTGAAAAGGGTACTACAAACGGCACGGAATCTGATTTTGATGGTAATTTTTCCATTATCGTTACAGATGAAAATGCTGTTTTGGTCATTTCCTACATTGGTTTTACCAGTCAAGAAATTACTGTTTCAGGACAGTCCAACTTCAATATCATTCTTCAAGAAAGCACTGCGGCGCTTGACGAAATTGTGGTCATAGGGTATGGTACACAGCTGAAAAGCGACCTAACAGGATCGATATCATCGCTTCGTACCGATGATTTTAACCCAGGCGCCAATGTATCGGTAGACCAATTGCTTCAAGGTCGTGCAGCTGGTGTGCAGATAAGTCAGGCCAGTTCTGCCCCTGGTGGTGGTCTCAGCATTAGAATTCGTGGGGCCAGTTCATTGAACGCCGGTAATGAACCCCTGTATGTTATCGATGGCTATCCCATTGACAATAGCCCAAATCTGTTTTCGAGTACCATTGCTGCCCAAGTCGCCAACAATAATAGCCCAAGAAACCCATTGAACGCTTTAAACCCAGCTGATATAGAGTCTATAGAGATTCTTAAGGATGCTTCTGCGACCGCGATTTACGGATCACGGGGTGCCAATGGTGTCATCATGATTACCACAAAAAAAGGTAGGGAAGGAAAAATGTCGGTTACCTACGATGTATATGCGGGCATGCAAAGTGTTGCCGAAACGATCGATGTGCTTTCCACCAGTGAATATATCAATGCTATCAATGCACTGTCGTTAGATCAGGGAAACGATATCGTTTTTACCGATGAAGATATAGCACGAATAGGCCAAGGCACCGACTGGCAAGACCAAATATTTCGTACCGCACCGGTGACCAATCACAACCTTTCTGTTCAAGGAGGCTCGAAGACAACTTCCATTTACGCCTCATTCAATTATTTTGATCAAGAGGGCGTTGTCAACAACTCAGGAATAGAAAGGTTCACCGGTAGAATAAACATCGATACAGAGATTGGGGAACGTGCACAGTTGGGCATAAATTTCAATACCAGTCTCGTTAAGGACAACAATAATGTTGACGGGGTCAATACCAATGAGCAAGCAGGCCCTATCAACACCGCACAGCTCTATGACCCAACAGAACCCATCTTCAATGAGGATGGCTCATTTGCCCAATCTCCTAATTTGACCATCAATAACCCACTGTCACTAGTAAATGGTATCTCAAGTTTGAGCGAGACCAACCGTACTTTCGGCACCGTCTTTTTAAATTATGATTTTACGGATAACCTTTCGGGCAAATTTAATTTTGGAACTGATCGGCAACAGACACGAAGAGATATTTTCAACTCCTCACAAACCATACGAGGTGAAGACCAGAGTGGTATCGCCAATATAGAGGTTTTGGAGCGTTCCAATTATCTTTTTGAGTATACCATGAACTATAACAAGGTTTTTGCAGAAAAACATAGCCTAACGGTCTTGGGGGGTATTACGTTCCAACAATTTGAAACCCGGAGTTTCTCGGGGAACATCAATGGTTTCCCCACAGATGAAATTGGCACCAATAATCTAGAATTGGGTGATACCAACAATGATAATCTTTCGAGCAGAAAGGAAGAAAACTCGCTCTTGTCTTATCTGGGAAGGGTAAACTATAGCTTTGACAATAAGTATTTGGTAACCGCCTCCATCAGGGCCGATGGGTCGTCACGCTTTGGGGAGAACAATAAGTTTGGGTATTTTCCTTCTTTTGCACTGGGCTGGAAACTCTCTGAAGAGCGTTTTATACCAGATGTCTTTAGCGAACTGAAGCTTAGGGCAAGTTGGGGACAAACCGGTAATCAGGAAATAGGTAATTTCAATTCGTTATTGACGTTCCAAGCTGGGCGTAATGTGGTGTTGGACGGTAATCTTGAGGGAAGTGTTCAGCCATCTCGCATAGCCAATCCGAATCTAAAATGGGAAACTACCGAACAGTTGGATATCGGGTTGGACATCGGGCTGTTCAACGGAAGAATCAACACAACCTTAGATTATTTTTCCAAGACCACCAACGACTTATTGTTTAATCTACCATTGCCTTTGGCGTCTGGTTTTGGTTCAATCTTGACCAATGTCGGGGAAGTGCAGAACACGGGGTTCGAGGTTTTAATCAATTCTACCAATATAGTGACCGATGATTTCGAATGGGACACCTCATTGAACTTTTCCACCATAAAGAACGAGGTGGTCGATTTGGGAAGAATTGAAGATGGCAGGTTCGTCACAGGTGGTGTTCAAGGGGTAGGCAATACCTCGGTAATACAGGAAGGCGATCCCTTGGCTTCCTATTTTGGTTATGTGGTTACCGGATTCTTTCAAGAAGGTGACGATATCGCAAATTCTGCACAGCCCAATGCACAACCCGGGTTCCCAATTTTCGAGGACAGAAACGGTGATGGGGTCATTAACCCTGATGACCAGACCATTATCGGAAGTCCCTTTCCAGATTTTATCTACGGTATTCGCAACTCCTTCAAATACAAAAATTGGAATCTTGATGTCTTCTTTCAAGGTCAGGAGGGGGCGGATCTTTTGAACGTCAATTTGATCGAATCACTGTACCCGGCAAACTTTAGAAGAAATCGGCTCGCTGAAACCATTTTGGACAGGTGGACTCCACAAAACACAGATGCCAGATGGCCCTCTTCAGTAAATCCAAATGCGTATGGAGCGAGTAAGGTAAATACCCTTACGGTAGAAGACGCCTCTTTTTTCAGGCTAAAAAATGTGCAGTTGAGCTATAATGTGCCAGTGAACAATGTAAACTTTTTGAATTCCTTGAAACTTTATGTGACCGGACAAAACCTTTTTACAATCACTGATTACAGTGGATTTGACCCAGAGGCCAATTCATTTGGCAGCCAAAATGTTAGGATTGATTACAGCAGTTATCCATTGGCCACTACCTATCTATTGGGATTGACCGCCAACTTTTAA
- a CDS encoding RagB/SusD family nutrient uptake outer membrane protein: MNTHFHKLLIVLIFSLVACEDRLDEEVFSELAPSNLLITEEGINSLLNSAYTYGHRSGGDTSWSPYYMASMPAGEVWGAGGGIESLWQALIDHNWDSNHSQIRSQWVGYYRSIRDANIVLDNLDNENFSDEFKQNIEAEVHFLRGWSYSELYNLFGAVPLYTSPGDDPLLPRATETEVQTFIEQELNLAINALPVQNEFGRGTRGAALGILAKYYLNGRQWQEAADLTQQIMDLGVYELIADYSQVFSIENEGNDELVWALPKDASGVSTFQQLNALIFPPDFPRPFPNNGVFAARTYLFDNFVNSFDVNDMRKNLIITEYVSTASGEVVSGLGNDNSFPYKIEFDPSSVGARAGNDIPIIRYADILLSRAEALNELSGPSQEVVDLINQVRTRAGIPSLNLAGFTQESLRQAIFQEREWELWFEGKAREDQIRNGTFIDRAQARGKTTAAFRALFPIPERELDANPALEQNPGY; this comes from the coding sequence ATGAACACACATTTTCATAAACTCTTAATAGTATTGATATTTAGCTTGGTGGCCTGCGAAGATCGCTTAGATGAAGAGGTATTCTCAGAGCTTGCCCCTTCCAATTTGCTAATTACGGAAGAAGGCATAAACTCGTTGTTAAACTCGGCCTATACCTATGGGCATCGTTCGGGCGGGGATACCTCTTGGTCACCCTACTATATGGCCTCAATGCCGGCAGGTGAAGTTTGGGGCGCAGGTGGAGGCATAGAAAGTCTATGGCAAGCACTGATAGACCACAACTGGGACAGTAACCATTCCCAAATCCGCTCACAATGGGTAGGCTATTATAGAAGTATAAGGGATGCCAACATTGTTTTGGATAATTTGGACAACGAGAATTTCTCTGACGAATTCAAACAAAATATTGAGGCGGAGGTACACTTTTTACGTGGATGGTCTTATTCTGAGCTGTACAATCTGTTCGGAGCCGTTCCTTTATATACATCCCCAGGCGATGACCCATTATTGCCAAGGGCCACCGAAACCGAGGTACAAACATTTATAGAACAAGAGCTCAATTTGGCCATAAACGCATTGCCCGTTCAAAATGAATTTGGCAGGGGGACCAGAGGGGCGGCCCTGGGAATTTTGGCCAAGTATTATTTGAATGGAAGGCAATGGCAAGAAGCTGCCGATTTGACCCAACAGATTATGGACCTTGGTGTTTACGAATTGATTGCCGATTACAGCCAAGTGTTCAGTATAGAAAACGAGGGGAACGATGAACTGGTCTGGGCATTGCCCAAAGACGCCTCTGGGGTCAGCACCTTTCAACAACTTAATGCCCTTATTTTCCCCCCAGATTTTCCCAGGCCGTTCCCCAACAATGGGGTGTTTGCCGCGCGAACCTACCTATTTGATAATTTTGTCAATTCATTTGACGTAAACGATATGCGGAAGAACCTTATCATCACAGAGTATGTGAGCACGGCAAGTGGCGAGGTGGTTTCGGGATTGGGCAACGACAATTCGTTTCCGTATAAGATCGAGTTTGATCCATCTTCAGTAGGCGCCAGGGCTGGAAATGATATCCCAATAATTCGCTATGCCGATATTCTTTTGAGCAGGGCCGAGGCCTTAAATGAGTTATCAGGGCCCAGTCAGGAAGTGGTTGATTTGATAAATCAAGTTCGAACCAGGGCAGGGATTCCATCCTTGAATTTGGCAGGGTTTACGCAAGAATCGTTACGTCAGGCCATTTTTCAGGAAAGGGAATGGGAACTGTGGTTTGAAGGTAAAGCACGGGAAGATCAAATCAGAAATGGGACGTTTATCGATAGGGCCCAGGCACGGGGGAAAACAACCGCAGCTTTTAGGGCGCTGTTTCCCATACCTGAACGGGAGTTGGATGCCAATCCGGCATTGGAACAGAATCCTGGATACTAG
- a CDS encoding sulfatase, translated as MKIKKMFRAYSLSVVWILCLVLFTEWAMAQELEDYPRKPNFIIIFADDLGYGDLGVYGHPTIHTPNLDRMAIEGQKWTNFYVGASVCTPSRAALLTGRLPVRSGMASNKSRVLFPNSVNGLPLEEITLAEQLKTVGYGTACIGKWHLGHKEKYLPTNHGFDYYYGIPYSNDMDLTRKLEGPTGYWDLWTKEYKNLEIADFNVPLIRNKTIIERPANQHTITKRYTDESIKWIEQNKKSPFFLYLAYNLPHVPLFASEEFMGTSKRGLYGDVVEEIDHNVGRIITLLENEGLAENTIVVFTSDNGPWIKTEISGGSAGLLRDGKGTTWEGGMREPCIFWSPGNIKPKVVMDMGTTMDLFSTFSKLASAEMPADREMDGIDLGPVLFSDGKSSRNEVFYYRGRDLYAVRVGAYKAHFITQEVYVHNPKRVEHNPPLLYNLDEDPSERFDISEKFPEVIAEIEQVVREHNSKMIKAPDLLALKEKTK; from the coding sequence ATGAAGATTAAAAAAATGTTTCGGGCATATTCATTATCTGTTGTCTGGATACTTTGCCTTGTATTGTTTACAGAATGGGCAATGGCTCAAGAATTGGAAGATTACCCTAGAAAACCAAACTTCATCATCATTTTTGCCGATGATCTCGGATATGGTGATTTGGGGGTCTACGGGCATCCTACCATACATACGCCCAACCTCGATAGAATGGCCATTGAGGGTCAGAAATGGACCAATTTCTATGTAGGTGCAAGCGTTTGTACGCCTAGTCGTGCCGCTCTTCTTACTGGACGCTTACCAGTACGAAGTGGTATGGCCAGCAACAAGTCGCGCGTTCTTTTTCCCAACTCGGTCAATGGCCTGCCCCTAGAAGAAATTACGTTGGCAGAACAACTTAAAACAGTGGGCTATGGTACTGCTTGCATAGGTAAATGGCACCTTGGCCATAAAGAAAAATATTTGCCAACAAATCATGGCTTTGATTATTACTATGGAATACCATATTCAAATGATATGGACCTTACCCGAAAGTTGGAAGGCCCCACAGGGTATTGGGATTTGTGGACCAAAGAATACAAAAACCTTGAAATAGCGGATTTCAATGTGCCCTTGATTCGCAATAAGACCATTATTGAACGTCCCGCAAACCAGCATACCATTACAAAGCGGTATACCGATGAGTCCATAAAATGGATTGAGCAGAACAAGAAATCTCCCTTTTTCCTTTATCTAGCTTATAATCTACCTCACGTGCCGTTGTTTGCTTCAGAAGAATTTATGGGAACGAGCAAAAGGGGACTCTATGGGGATGTTGTAGAGGAAATTGACCATAACGTGGGGCGTATAATCACCCTGCTTGAAAACGAGGGGCTTGCCGAAAATACTATTGTGGTATTCACCTCAGACAATGGCCCTTGGATCAAAACAGAAATTTCTGGTGGTAGTGCAGGATTGCTACGTGATGGAAAAGGCACCACTTGGGAAGGAGGCATGCGTGAACCCTGCATTTTTTGGTCTCCTGGCAACATCAAGCCAAAAGTGGTCATGGATATGGGAACCACGATGGACCTGTTCAGTACGTTTTCAAAATTGGCCAGTGCCGAAATGCCAGCTGATAGGGAAATGGACGGTATAGATTTGGGCCCAGTACTGTTCAGTGATGGCAAAAGCTCTCGCAATGAGGTTTTTTATTATAGAGGAAGGGATCTTTATGCCGTTCGTGTCGGTGCCTATAAAGCACACTTCATAACGCAGGAAGTATATGTGCACAATCCTAAACGCGTTGAGCACAACCCTCCCCTTTTGTACAATTTGGATGAAGATCCTTCAGAAAGATTTGACATTTCAGAAAAATTCCCTGAGGTCATAGCCGAGATAGAGCAAGTGGTGCGCGAGCACAATTCAAAAATGATCAAAGCACCGGATTTATTGGCGCTCAAGGAAAAAACGAAATGA
- a CDS encoding VPS10 domain-containing protein — MKKSILSVLMVVGFFGFAQQQSKEKSEQELAFQFKNVGPSRGGRVTAVKGVVDSTNVYYMGSTGGGLWKTTDHGHHWKNISDSYFESPSIGAIAIFQKNPDILYVGTGSDGIRSNVIVGRGIYKSIDAGKTWRFSGLKDAGQIGALEVHPNNPDIAYVAVVGQPFRKSKERGVFKTTDGGKHWNKVLFHSDSVGAVDIELAPNRPEIVYATMWMGERKPWTIISGGATDGIYKSIDGGQNWKRLKKGLPTALTGKADLAVSQAMPSRVWAQVQAAEGQEGIYKSDDYGESWKKVEMPAKIHKSVMYRPFYFTNIDANPQNGDNIWAGTKKLWTSYDGGKKWKEIIPPHSDHHDLWINPKDTLFMIAGNDGGGAVSIDGGKNWSTQFNQPTAELYSCDVDDQFPFYIYSGQQDNTTIRVPSRPPAQNVLNSNDGHGMETMVFWDRVGGCETGPAIPKPGDPNIVYSNCKGQFSVYNHKLGTEHLYYIGGESLYGNHPDDITYRFQRVTPMEVSPHDPNVVYYGSQYLHKTIDGGRNWERISEDLTENRTAYRMRSGGPIDEDISGEEYYAVLYAIQESPIKRGVIWTGSNDGLIHITKDGGASWTNITPSILSGGRVQNLEASPHDPAKCYAAINRDYLGDEQTYFLKTEDYGQTWQRIDQGMAEGHVARVIREDPDREGLLYAGTEFGLYLSFDDGAHWRSFQHNLPVVPVTDMQVFRKNLVLSTLGRSFWVLDDISPLHQYDPEQSQKLQVFQPRPNHEPNQNIYFTLPEEAIDSVVSFRFQKNGRLVHAKNLEVAKLPEDELGIRRTEWDFKWYLKRKGKKDFSGPRISPGDYDLMIFYGSDSVSAKINFRLHPELTESGVTIENLQKQETLALKTTRLYLEVSQRIEELEQELGITKNLTKRKKLQKALARLKKGPKRYDKPMLIDHIKYLMEMVTEAQQPLGQDAFERYDQLLLEWSNIK, encoded by the coding sequence ATGAAGAAGAGCATTTTATCGGTATTGATGGTCGTTGGGTTCTTTGGTTTTGCCCAACAACAATCAAAAGAAAAATCAGAACAGGAACTAGCCTTTCAATTTAAAAACGTCGGGCCGTCGCGAGGAGGCAGGGTGACCGCCGTAAAAGGGGTTGTCGACAGTACAAATGTCTACTATATGGGCAGCACAGGTGGGGGCCTATGGAAAACCACCGATCATGGCCATCATTGGAAGAACATTTCTGACAGCTATTTTGAAAGTCCTTCCATAGGGGCGATTGCGATATTCCAGAAGAATCCTGATATTCTATACGTGGGCACAGGTTCAGATGGTATCCGTAGCAATGTAATCGTGGGCAGGGGAATCTATAAATCGATTGATGCAGGTAAAACATGGAGATTTTCCGGATTGAAAGACGCAGGTCAAATCGGGGCGTTGGAAGTGCATCCCAATAATCCCGATATCGCCTATGTAGCTGTAGTGGGCCAACCTTTTAGGAAATCCAAAGAACGGGGCGTATTCAAGACCACCGATGGTGGCAAGCATTGGAACAAAGTACTTTTTCATTCCGATTCCGTGGGCGCGGTCGACATTGAGCTGGCACCAAATCGACCAGAAATTGTCTATGCCACCATGTGGATGGGAGAACGAAAACCTTGGACGATTATAAGTGGTGGGGCAACCGATGGCATCTACAAATCCATCGATGGTGGGCAAAATTGGAAGAGGCTGAAAAAAGGTCTCCCAACCGCCTTGACGGGAAAAGCTGATTTGGCGGTAAGCCAGGCCATGCCTTCCCGTGTTTGGGCTCAGGTCCAGGCTGCAGAAGGGCAAGAAGGTATTTATAAATCAGATGATTACGGCGAATCTTGGAAAAAGGTGGAAATGCCTGCCAAAATTCATAAATCCGTAATGTACCGACCATTTTACTTCACCAATATTGATGCAAACCCTCAAAATGGCGATAATATTTGGGCAGGAACCAAAAAACTCTGGACATCATATGACGGTGGAAAAAAATGGAAAGAAATCATTCCGCCGCATTCCGACCACCACGATTTATGGATCAATCCCAAGGACACTCTTTTTATGATAGCTGGCAATGACGGCGGTGGGGCAGTTTCCATCGATGGGGGCAAGAATTGGTCAACACAGTTCAACCAACCAACCGCAGAACTTTATTCTTGTGATGTCGATGACCAATTTCCCTTTTATATCTATTCAGGGCAGCAAGATAACACTACCATTCGTGTGCCCAGTAGGCCTCCAGCACAAAATGTATTGAACAGTAATGACGGGCATGGAATGGAAACCATGGTATTCTGGGATAGGGTAGGAGGATGCGAAACGGGCCCAGCGATTCCCAAACCCGGCGATCCCAATATCGTTTACAGCAATTGCAAGGGTCAATTTTCGGTGTACAACCATAAACTGGGCACGGAACATCTGTATTACATTGGTGGGGAAAGTCTTTATGGGAACCACCCAGATGATATCACTTATCGTTTTCAGCGGGTGACCCCCATGGAAGTATCGCCCCATGATCCCAATGTGGTCTATTATGGCTCGCAGTACCTCCACAAAACGATCGACGGCGGCAGAAATTGGGAAAGAATATCTGAAGATTTGACTGAAAATAGGACCGCCTATCGAATGCGAAGTGGTGGCCCGATAGATGAAGATATCTCTGGGGAAGAGTATTATGCCGTACTTTATGCCATACAGGAATCACCGATAAAGAGGGGCGTGATTTGGACGGGTTCCAATGATGGATTGATTCATATTACCAAAGATGGCGGTGCCTCATGGACAAACATAACCCCCAGTATTCTGAGCGGAGGGCGGGTGCAGAATTTGGAGGCATCTCCCCATGACCCGGCTAAATGTTATGCTGCGATCAATAGGGATTATCTTGGCGACGAGCAAACGTATTTTCTAAAAACGGAAGATTACGGTCAGACATGGCAACGCATCGATCAAGGTATGGCCGAAGGTCATGTGGCCAGGGTAATCCGTGAAGACCCTGATAGGGAAGGGCTGCTATATGCTGGAACAGAGTTTGGCCTGTATCTTTCCTTCGATGATGGCGCACACTGGCGATCTTTTCAACACAATTTGCCCGTAGTGCCCGTTACCGATATGCAGGTTTTTCGTAAGAACTTGGTCTTATCCACCTTGGGGAGGTCGTTCTGGGTTTTGGACGACATTAGCCCCCTGCACCAATATGATCCGGAACAAAGCCAAAAATTACAAGTGTTCCAACCAAGACCAAATCATGAACCCAATCAAAACATCTATTTCACATTGCCCGAAGAAGCGATTGATTCTGTGGTCTCTTTTCGATTTCAAAAGAATGGGAGATTGGTGCATGCCAAAAATCTAGAAGTGGCCAAGCTTCCCGAAGATGAATTGGGCATAAGAAGAACGGAATGGGATTTTAAATGGTACCTTAAAAGAAAGGGGAAAAAAGATTTTTCAGGGCCCAGAATATCCCCTGGCGATTATGATCTCATGATCTTTTATGGTTCAGATAGTGTGTCTGCGAAAATTAACTTTCGACTACACCCCGAATTGACTGAAAGCGGAGTTACAATTGAAAACCTTCAGAAACAAGAAACATTGGCCCTGAAGACAACACGGCTCTACTTAGAGGTATCCCAAAGAATAGAGGAATTGGAACAAGAGTTAGGCATTACAAAAAATCTTACAAAAAGAAAAAAACTACAAAAGGCTTTGGCTAGATTGAAAAAAGGACCCAAAAGGTACGATAAGCCCATGCTGATCGATCATATCAAATACTTGATGGAAATGGTAACCGAAGCACAACAGCCGTTAGGGCAAGATGCTTTTGAAAGATATGACCAATTGCTTTTAGAATGGAGCAATATCAAATAA
- a CDS encoding dicarboxylate/amino acid:cation symporter: MYKRVLKRYLQIPFATRVLLWMLFGAVAGLVFKEEALVVKPLGIGFLNLLLMAAIPLVFFNLLSGIASLNSISSFGRIGGKVLLWYVFSTIMAIIIGIGLMNLSKAGVGMTLKAEVSNDIGQIPNVGDLLLSMIPINIFKSFAEGNLIQIVVFAVLLGIVTLKLPPKARQPLEKGYDLLAGLMRKLVEYILILSPLCLGALMAATFGEFGSNIAGALGKFIATIYVGQLLMILVYMILLTTVGRVSIPWFFRKTKELYATTIATCSSLASLAVALDIAETKMKLPKKVYSFTLPMGAQFNKDGTSIMLSGILIFTAQAAGLNFSIQELVQVVLIGLLVVEGSSGIPGGGLVVAMLFAEAFNLPIEIVAIVGGIYRLIDMGNTTVNCMGDMVATTIVSRFETQWRPSYVQPNDNAR; this comes from the coding sequence ATGTACAAAAGAGTACTAAAGCGGTATTTACAGATTCCCTTCGCGACCAGGGTTTTGCTTTGGATGTTATTTGGTGCCGTGGCCGGGCTGGTGTTTAAAGAAGAGGCACTGGTGGTGAAACCACTGGGAATTGGTTTTTTGAACCTTTTGCTGATGGCCGCCATACCACTGGTCTTTTTTAATCTTTTATCGGGTATAGCCTCGCTGAACAGTATTTCAAGTTTTGGCAGAATTGGGGGTAAAGTGTTGCTATGGTATGTTTTTTCGACCATTATGGCCATAATTATCGGTATTGGTTTGATGAATTTGTCCAAAGCGGGTGTCGGAATGACGCTTAAGGCAGAAGTTTCTAATGACATTGGTCAAATACCAAACGTTGGTGACCTTTTGTTGAGCATGATTCCGATCAACATTTTTAAATCATTTGCTGAGGGAAACCTGATTCAAATAGTGGTTTTTGCCGTTCTTTTAGGGATAGTTACGCTAAAACTGCCTCCAAAAGCTAGGCAACCTTTGGAGAAGGGATATGACCTTCTAGCAGGTTTGATGCGCAAGTTGGTGGAATACATATTGATACTATCACCACTTTGTCTTGGGGCCTTGATGGCGGCCACCTTCGGAGAATTTGGATCGAACATCGCAGGGGCCTTGGGCAAGTTTATAGCGACAATTTATGTAGGGCAGTTGTTGATGATATTGGTATATATGATATTGCTGACCACCGTTGGAAGGGTTTCCATCCCCTGGTTTTTTAGAAAGACCAAGGAACTCTATGCCACCACGATTGCCACATGCAGTAGTTTGGCCAGCCTGGCAGTGGCACTTGATATTGCCGAAACGAAAATGAAGCTTCCCAAAAAAGTATACTCCTTCACCCTGCCCATGGGGGCACAGTTCAACAAAGATGGTACTTCCATAATGCTTTCGGGAATCCTCATTTTTACTGCCCAGGCTGCTGGATTAAATTTTAGTATTCAAGAACTGGTACAAGTTGTCTTGATCGGACTATTGGTGGTTGAGGGCTCGTCCGGTATTCCTGGTGGAGGATTGGTGGTCGCTATGCTGTTTGCAGAAGCGTTTAATTTGCCCATCGAGATCGTGGCCATTGTTGGGGGCATTTATCGATTGATCGATATGGGCAATACCACGGTCAACTGTATGGGAGATATGGTGGCAACAACGATAGTATCAAGATTTGAGACGCAGTGGAGACCGTCGTACGTACAACCAAATGATAATGCAAGATGA